The Fluviispira sanaruensis sequence ATCAATTTCAATTTTCTCAAAAGGCTTTTTAGAGTCCGCAAAAGATACTTCAAAAGAGGTTTTTTTATTTAAATTTTTTAAGTTATTTAATTCTGCAAAAATTTCGCTTGAATTTTTGCTAATAATAAAAATAACATTCTTTTTTTGTAATACATTTTTGTTTTCATAAAACCAGTACCGGTCAAAAAGAAATTGTTTAAAAAATTCATTTTTAATAAAAACTGATATATCAGGATTCCAAATGCGAAAAAGCGCAATGCAGGAAAAGAATAATAAAATAATGCAAATTATGATATATATCATTACAAAAATCATAGAAGAGTCCATCTAAAAATTTGTTAGAAAATTTATGCTTTTAGCAATTAAACCTGTGTTGCTAAACCAGATATAGCAAGATCCAATTATAAAAGTAGTTATGAGAATAAAATTTACTAAAAGCAATGAATAAGATATTTTTCTTTGCTTTATATTTTCATCGATATTAGATTTGATAAGTAATGACGATTGAGGAATAATTCCATCAATATTGTATTTTATTTCAATTTTATTTTCACTATAAAACTGATATAGTAAAGTTTTAGTTTGATCGATATTGAATTGAGACTCATATGAATGATATTTGCCTCTGAAACCTGAGCTGAGGCATAAATAATAACAATAGGCAAGTTCTCTATATTTATAATCCCTATTTATGATAATATTTTTGCAGTTATCAAAAAAAACATCACCTGCGACTCGGCTTTGAAATACTTTTTTTTCTAGAGATTCGTTTTGCCAATAAATACGTCCAGGCCAGTTTTTTGTTATAAGTTTTTCATCAATAAAGGCTATGAGCATATATTGTAATGATTTTAGAACAGAATTGTCATAGTTTTTGTTTTTTTTCAATGTATCTATTTTATTTCCAATATATTCAATCAAATCATTAGATATTTTTATTGTATTTTCTTCGTCAAAACTAAATAACTTTTCATCATTTTTCTCTGTTAAATTATTTTTATTCTCTATTGCATTATCTATGTCGCACAGAAGATTTTGTATTTTAAAAATGCATTCTTGAGTAAATAAAATAGGACATTCATAATTATTTGATATCATCATGATTTCTTCCTTGAGTAGAGGAGAATTTCATCTGGAGAAAAATCGCTGTTTTCATTGATGCTGGGTGCTATTATTATACTAATTTTTTCTTTCACTGCAGCTTCAAATTTGACTCTTACCAAATAGATATTTTTTTGAGGTATTAAATTTTCGTATTTTTCAATTAGAGTTCTATGCATACCTAGAACTCTACGTTCGAGAATAACTTCAAAATTTTCCTCGTCACATATAATTGCGGATTTTATCCAACTTAAGAAATTTATTTGTGAAATGTCAGAATTCTTTTTGAAACCAAGAAGGAAATGTGTTGAATCATTGACTCCAAGATTGCCTTTATGCACATGAATCGAATATTTATTATCTATTTTGACAGCTTTTGATATGGTAAAATCTGTTGGAATTTCTTTTTCTAAATATTCATTTAAAATGGCTCTTAACTTTTGAAAACAAGATAAATTGTCATAGTGATTATACTCGATCAATGGTGCTGGCATCTCATAAATTTCATTTGATAGTATATTGGAAACAACTGAATATGTTTCTAAATATAAAATAAAAGGATGGAGTTGTTCTGAATGGATACATGCCTCTAAGCGAGGTAAGCTTGATTTCATGCATTTTAAAGTTTCGATGCGATCGAGAAGCTCTGTATTTTCTTTCATCATGCTAAATTTTTGCAAAGTTTCAATAATATCTTGAATTTTATATCTAAGAGTCATACAAATAGAATGACAAATCTTCCAAACTGGCGATTCTCGATTTATTTTCGTAGAGGGGTGCGAAAATTCTCTTGTTTTATAAATACTATTTTCATGATAAATTTTAAATAATGGCAAAGATATATAGTGAGGTGTGAGCTCATGCTCAAATAATAGTGAAATATTGGGACGGACTCTCGGAATAGGTATTTCATCTTCTCCCGTATTTTCATCGAAAGCTATATTGTCGACATTTGCAACTTTATATCGTGAATAAGTATTATTTAGAATGCTATTTTTATTTTGAATACGTGGTATACTTAAATAAAGTGTGAGTGTTTTATTTTCTAAAATATCTTTATATTTGCTTAGATCGATTTGAGCTTGAACGGAATCATAGATAGAATTATAATAATACTCTAAACCATCTTGAAATATGCATTCTAATTCTTCAATTTTAAATAACCCCGATGCAAATGCAGTTTGATCAATTTTAAAAGTTTTTATCCCGAAATGATAAGGTGAAGATTCATAGTTATGATATCGAATGATGTTTTCACAACGTTTAAATGCTTGTTGAAAGTGTTGAGGAGATAATAACATTCCGTCATGCCACATGATTTGATCGGGGATATATTTTAAGCTTGGCATTGTTATTCCTTATTATCTAAAGTTCAATGAAATTGATATATGAGCTTCTGCTCCGGAAACTTGATCTCGTAAAGAGTCAGAGTCATTTGAAAATAAAAATTGATAGGCTGTACCAAGCGAAAAATTTAGATTTTGCAAAACATTTATTTCAAGATCAAGAGAGGGTTTAAGAGTAAAAAATTTTAAACTCTCGGGAACAGCTGATGCTCCATTGATTTGCTTGCCATAAGCTTCACCTGCTCCGCCAAATAATTTTATTTTTGGATGAAAGATGGAACTAGCATAGGGAATATAAGCAAAAGAATTACCGCAATACCAAAAGTTACTTATTTCTGAAGCAGAGCCATCTTTATTATTAAGTTTGAATTTCTGTGCTGCATAATTACAAGAGAATGCTGTTTGAAAGGAATGGTTAAGGTCGAGGCCAATTTCAGTGTTTAATGGGAAGAAATATTGGTCATTTATTTTTTTTATAGCGACTTCTTGATTGATAAAAATATCAATATTATCAGTCTCTCTTTTTTGCTTGGCATCTGAAACTAAATTTTGTTGTATATATATATTATTTTCTTGAGGAGTTTGATAAGCATCGATATACATTTATTTCTCCAAATTTTGTTTAAAATCAAAGCCATTGTAAAAGAAATTGAGATTGAGATTTTCATATGGATTTATATAGGGTGGATATGTATCTAAGTTATTTTGTAAGCGAGTAAATAAAAGTCCACCAACAGCACTGCTTTTTACTTTCATAAAATACTGAGAATAAAGAGTTTCAGGGGTCAGCTCAAGGCGTGCAATTGCAATATCAGGGGATTCTCGTAAATTTTTTATCTCGGGAGAATTGCTAAACCATTGTCGCATGCTTAATGAAGCAATTTTTGCGTACAGCTCAGGTTTATAAATAATGATGAGTTCAGTTAGAATTGCAGTATTTTCGTTAGAATCCTTTTGGATTTGAATTTGCACACCAATGGTGCGTCCAAAAAAACGATCGAGCAAACTTCCAGGTTTTGGTGGAATTTTACTCTCTTGTGGTACATCGATTTGTGCTGCGGGAGTGCTTTTGCTCTTTTCGAGGTTAACATCTGAGAGTTTTTGGGCATTTTCTTTTAAGGTGCTTATATTATCAAGATTTGAGTTTAAATTTTGAATAGCGCTCTCTTCTTGAGCGATTATTGCTGAATTGACTAAAATTGAAAATGAAAAATATGATAAAATTGAAAGAAATTTTAAGAAATTTTTATTAGAGGAATAGAAAAAGCTCAAGGGATTCTCCATAAATTTCTAAGTAAATTCAGTTGTGTAGAAAAATTGCTGTAATTTGTATGCTTATTTTCTAAGGATAGCATACCTCTTTCCAGCAAGGTTATATTTTATTTATCATTTTATCAAGAGAGATTATTTTGCTTACCAAAAAATAAATGTTTTTGATCGTTTGCTATTGCCGCTTATACCTGGGTTAAATATTCTTTGTAAAAGCAAGTTTTATGTTTCGAGTTTTGCGGTTTGTTGCTTTTTAGAATTATTATAAAATACTATAAATTATTCGATACTTCTGTTTTTGGCTTCTAATAAATTAATTATTGTTATTTTTTAAAAATAAAGATATCAAATGACCCTTTTGCCCTACTTTTATCTAATATTGCAGATTAGGTATTGGCAGAAAACATGAATTTCTCTCTTTACTCTTACTTTGCATGCAGTTATATTCCTCTATAAATGTGCTTTGCTGCAAGAAAGCTCATTTATTTTTGTCTTTCGTAAAAGTTTTATTTAACCTTAATGGCAAAATTTATCTTATTTATCCAAAATTATCAGTTACTTATTGAAATGTAAAAATAGGATTGGCGAAAAGATATAAAATGTATATATTTAAAAAACTCTGATGAAGGGTTTGTTTTGTGTTAATTTTTTGTATTTATTCCATACAAATTCTTACCTAGTAACTCCAACTCTGCTTTCAGTGCTACAAAAATGCTAAACAGTAAATCCAATAAGAAGAAAAATCTTACAGAAAGTACTGTAATCGAAAAATTTAATGGTGATAACTCTATGAAATTTGAAGAGCTAAGTATACTTATTGTTGAAGATTGCCATGAAGAATTAAAGAAATATATATTACTAGCTCAAAATTGTGGGCTGATAGCTTATGGAGCATCGACTTTCGCAGATGCAAAGCAGATGCTTACCTTTCAAAATTTTGATTTTTTGTTGACTGAAGTTCATTTAACCAAAGAAACGCAAGGCGTTTACAATGAACTTGGTTTCGAAATCATCCAATTTGCCTTAGTCAATCAGCCTCAGCTCACAGTCCTGACTATGTCT is a genomic window containing:
- the tssK gene encoding type VI secretion system baseplate subunit TssK, whose translation is MPSLKYIPDQIMWHDGMLLSPQHFQQAFKRCENIIRYHNYESSPYHFGIKTFKIDQTAFASGLFKIEELECIFQDGLEYYYNSIYDSVQAQIDLSKYKDILENKTLTLYLSIPRIQNKNSILNNTYSRYKVANVDNIAFDENTGEDEIPIPRVRPNISLLFEHELTPHYISLPLFKIYHENSIYKTREFSHPSTKINRESPVWKICHSICMTLRYKIQDIIETLQKFSMMKENTELLDRIETLKCMKSSLPRLEACIHSEQLHPFILYLETYSVVSNILSNEIYEMPAPLIEYNHYDNLSCFQKLRAILNEYLEKEIPTDFTISKAVKIDNKYSIHVHKGNLGVNDSTHFLLGFKKNSDISQINFLSWIKSAIICDEENFEVILERRVLGMHRTLIEKYENLIPQKNIYLVRVKFEAAVKEKISIIIAPSINENSDFSPDEILLYSRKKS
- a CDS encoding DotU family type IV/VI secretion system protein, which encodes MMISNNYECPILFTQECIFKIQNLLCDIDNAIENKNNLTEKNDEKLFSFDEENTIKISNDLIEYIGNKIDTLKKNKNYDNSVLKSLQYMLIAFIDEKLITKNWPGRIYWQNESLEKKVFQSRVAGDVFFDNCKNIIINRDYKYRELAYCYYLCLSSGFRGKYHSYESQFNIDQTKTLLYQFYSENKIEIKYNIDGIIPQSSLLIKSNIDENIKQRKISYSLLLVNFILITTFIIGSCYIWFSNTGLIAKSINFLTNF